A single Pseudomonas sp. DC1.2 DNA region contains:
- the oadA gene encoding sodium-extruding oxaloacetate decarboxylase subunit alpha, whose translation MSKKIYVTDTILRDAHQSLLATRMRTEDMLPICDKLDKVGYWSLEVWGGATFDACVRFLKEDPWERLRQLRAALPNTRLQMLLRGQNLLGYRHYSDDVVKAFVAKAAVNGIDVFRIFDAMNDVRNLRVAIEAVKAAGKHAQGTIAYTTSPVHTVEAFVAQAKQMEAMGCDSVAIKDMAGLLTPYATGELVKALKSEQSLPIFIHSHDTAGLAAMCQLKAIENGADHIDTAISSFAWGTSHPGTESMVAALKGSEFDTGLNLELLQEIGLYFYAVRKKYHQFESEFTAVDTRVQVNQVPGGMISNLANQLKEQGALNRMSEVLAEIPRVREDLGFPPLVTPTSQIVGTQAFFNVLAGERYKTITNEVKLYLQGGYGKAPGTVSEKLRRQAIGSEEVIDVRPADLLKPEMTKLRTEIGAVAKSEEDVLTYAMFPDIGRKFLEERNAGTLTPEALLPIPEAGSVASAAGDGVPTEFVIDVHGETYRVDITGVGVKAEGKRHFYLTIDGMPEEVVFEPLNEFVGGGSSKRKQATAPGHVSTAMPGNIVDVLVKEGDVVKAGQAMLITEAMKMETEVQAAIAGKVTAIHVAKGDRVNPGEILIEIEG comes from the coding sequence ATGTCCAAGAAGATCTACGTCACCGACACCATCCTGCGCGACGCCCACCAATCGCTGCTCGCCACGCGCATGCGCACCGAAGACATGCTGCCGATCTGCGACAAGCTCGACAAAGTCGGCTACTGGTCGCTGGAAGTCTGGGGCGGTGCGACGTTCGACGCCTGCGTGCGTTTTTTGAAAGAAGACCCGTGGGAGCGTCTGCGTCAGCTGCGTGCTGCGTTGCCTAACACGCGCCTACAAATGCTCCTGCGTGGCCAGAACCTGCTGGGCTACCGCCATTACAGTGACGATGTGGTCAAAGCCTTCGTTGCTAAAGCCGCCGTCAATGGCATCGATGTGTTCCGCATCTTCGACGCGATGAACGATGTCCGTAACCTGCGAGTGGCCATTGAAGCGGTGAAAGCTGCCGGCAAGCATGCGCAAGGCACCATCGCTTACACCACCAGCCCGGTACACACCGTCGAGGCCTTCGTTGCGCAAGCCAAACAAATGGAAGCCATGGGGTGCGACTCAGTGGCGATCAAGGACATGGCTGGCCTGCTGACGCCTTACGCTACGGGCGAACTGGTCAAGGCATTGAAAAGCGAACAGTCGCTGCCAATCTTCATTCACTCGCACGATACCGCGGGTCTGGCTGCGATGTGCCAACTCAAGGCTATCGAAAACGGCGCCGATCATATCGACACCGCGATCTCCAGCTTTGCTTGGGGCACCAGCCACCCAGGCACCGAGTCGATGGTCGCGGCCCTTAAAGGCAGCGAGTTCGACACTGGCCTGAACCTGGAACTGCTGCAAGAGATCGGTCTGTACTTCTACGCCGTGCGCAAGAAGTACCACCAGTTCGAAAGCGAATTCACCGCCGTCGACACCCGTGTGCAAGTCAACCAGGTGCCGGGCGGAATGATTTCCAACCTGGCCAACCAGCTGAAAGAGCAGGGCGCACTGAACCGCATGAGCGAAGTGCTGGCCGAAATTCCGCGGGTTCGTGAAGACCTCGGCTTCCCGCCGCTGGTGACTCCGACTTCGCAGATCGTCGGCACCCAGGCGTTCTTCAACGTGCTGGCCGGCGAGCGCTACAAAACCATCACCAACGAAGTGAAGCTCTACCTGCAAGGTGGCTACGGCAAAGCGCCGGGCACCGTGAGCGAGAAGCTGCGTCGCCAGGCCATTGGTAGCGAAGAGGTGATCGACGTTCGACCGGCTGATCTGCTCAAGCCGGAAATGACCAAGCTGCGTACCGAAATCGGTGCCGTGGCCAAATCAGAAGAAGACGTGCTGACCTACGCCATGTTCCCGGACATCGGTCGCAAGTTTCTCGAAGAACGCAACGCCGGCACGCTGACCCCGGAAGCGCTGCTGCCGATTCCTGAAGCCGGTAGCGTGGCCTCGGCCGCTGGCGACGGCGTACCGACCGAGTTCGTCATCGACGTCCACGGTGAAACCTACCGCGTTGACATCACCGGCGTCGGCGTCAAGGCTGAAGGCAAGCGCCACTTCTACCTGACTATCGACGGCATGCCGGAAGAAGTGGTGTTTGAACCGCTCAACGAATTCGTCGGCGGTGGCAGCAGCAAGCGCAAGCAAGCCACGGCACCTGGCCACGTCAGCACGGCCATGCCGGGCAACATCGTCGATGTGCTGGTCAAGGAGGGCGACGTGGTGAAGGCAGGCCAGGCCATGTTGATTACTGAAGCGATGAAGATGGAAACCGAAGTGCAGGCCGCCATCGCCGGCAAAGTTACTGCCATCCATGTGGCCAAGGGCGACCGGGTGAACCCAGGCGAAATTCTGATCGAGATCGAAGGCTGA
- a CDS encoding acetyl-CoA carboxylase biotin carboxylase subunit yields the protein MITKILIANRGEIAVRIVRACAEMGIRSVAVYSEADRHALHVKRADEAHSIGADPLAGYLNPRKLVNLAVETGCDALHPGYGFLSENAELADICAERGIKFIGPSAEVIRRMGDKTEARRSMIKAGVPVTPGTEGNVADIAEALVEGERIGYPVMLKATSGGGGRGIRRCNSREELEHAFPRVISEATKAFGSAQVFLEKCIVNPKHIEAQILGDSFGNVVHLFERDCSIQRRNQKLIEIAPSPQLTPEQRAYIGDLSVRAAKAVGYENAGTVEFLLAEGEVYFMEMNTRVQVEHTITEEITGIDIVREQIRIASGLPLSVKQEDIQHRGFALQFRINAEDPKNNFLPSFGKITRYYAPGGPGVRTDTAIYTGYTIPPFYDSMCLKLVVWALTWEEAMDRGLRALDDMRLQGVKTTAAYYQEILRNPEFRSGQFNTSFVEAHPELTNYSIKRKPEELALAIAAAIAAHAGL from the coding sequence GTGATAACAAAGATCCTGATCGCCAACCGTGGTGAGATTGCCGTAAGAATCGTGCGTGCCTGCGCCGAGATGGGCATTCGCTCGGTTGCGGTTTATTCCGAAGCCGACCGTCATGCCTTGCATGTAAAGCGTGCGGATGAGGCCCACAGCATTGGTGCCGATCCGCTGGCCGGCTACCTCAACCCACGCAAGCTGGTGAACCTGGCGGTGGAAACCGGTTGCGATGCGTTGCACCCAGGTTATGGCTTCCTGTCGGAAAATGCCGAGCTGGCGGACATCTGCGCCGAACGCGGGATTAAATTCATCGGTCCATCGGCTGAAGTTATTCGCCGTATGGGCGACAAGACTGAAGCGCGCCGCAGCATGATCAAGGCGGGCGTGCCGGTCACTCCGGGTACGGAGGGCAATGTCGCCGATATCGCTGAGGCCTTGGTCGAAGGCGAGCGCATCGGTTATCCGGTGATGCTCAAGGCCACCTCAGGTGGCGGTGGTCGCGGGATTCGTCGTTGCAACAGCCGCGAAGAACTTGAACACGCGTTCCCTCGGGTGATTTCCGAAGCAACCAAGGCTTTTGGTTCGGCGCAAGTGTTCCTGGAAAAGTGCATCGTCAATCCGAAGCACATCGAAGCGCAGATCCTCGGCGACAGTTTTGGCAACGTGGTGCATTTGTTCGAGCGAGATTGTTCGATCCAGCGTCGCAACCAGAAGCTGATCGAAATCGCCCCTAGCCCGCAACTGACCCCTGAACAGCGCGCCTACATCGGCGACCTGTCGGTGCGTGCGGCGAAGGCTGTGGGTTACGAAAACGCCGGTACCGTGGAGTTCCTGCTCGCCGAGGGCGAGGTGTACTTCATGGAAATGAACACGCGGGTGCAGGTGGAGCACACCATCACCGAAGAAATCACCGGCATCGACATCGTCCGTGAGCAAATTCGCATTGCCTCCGGCCTGCCGCTTTCGGTGAAGCAGGAAGATATCCAGCACCGCGGTTTTGCGCTGCAATTCCGGATTAACGCTGAAGACCCGAAAAACAACTTCCTGCCGAGCTTCGGCAAGATCACCCGTTACTACGCACCCGGCGGTCCTGGCGTGCGCACCGACACGGCGATCTATACCGGTTACACCATTCCGCCGTTCTACGACTCCATGTGCCTGAAACTGGTGGTGTGGGCGCTGACCTGGGAAGAGGCGATGGACCGTGGCTTGCGGGCTCTGGACGATATGCGCCTGCAAGGGGTCAAAACCACCGCCGCGTATTACCAGGAGATCCTGCGTAACCCGGAATTCCGTAGCGGCCAGTTCAACACCAGCTTCGTTGAAGCCCACCCTGAACTGACCAACTACTCGATCAAGCGCAAACCCGAAGAGCTGGCCCTGGCCATCGCCGCCGCCATCGCCGCCCACGCAGGCCTGTGA
- a CDS encoding LysR family transcriptional regulator, whose protein sequence is MRKSLMRMTLRQLQIFNEVCDLRSYSRAADEMSLTQPAVSLQIRQLEELIGQPLFDYVGKKLYMTEAAEALQRASRDIFGRLENLDMQLSDMQGSLQGQLKLAVESSAKYFVPHLFAAFKRQHPEVNLHLTVVNRGQVIRRLSDNRDDLVIMSMVPQDMGLEFLPFLNNPIVAVAPPDHPLCHMGRLRLQDLEPYTLLMREPGSGTRIACEEYFKEKRVHFNQTQEASSAEAQRECVLAGLGIALLTRHALNLELATGALIELPVEELPLYRSWCLVQAKAKRLSPVAHAFLAFIRSERVQISALVERFDGKLPVLPANS, encoded by the coding sequence ATGCGTAAGTCATTGATGCGTATGACTTTGCGTCAATTACAGATTTTTAATGAAGTCTGTGATTTGCGGTCCTACAGCCGCGCGGCTGATGAAATGTCTCTCACGCAACCCGCCGTTAGCCTACAGATTCGTCAACTTGAAGAGCTGATTGGCCAACCGCTATTCGATTACGTTGGCAAAAAGCTCTACATGACCGAAGCGGCCGAAGCGTTGCAGCGAGCCAGTCGAGACATTTTCGGGCGCCTGGAAAACCTCGACATGCAGCTCTCGGACATGCAGGGCTCCTTGCAGGGGCAGTTGAAACTGGCAGTTGAGTCCAGCGCCAAGTATTTCGTGCCGCACCTGTTTGCCGCGTTCAAACGCCAGCACCCGGAAGTGAACCTGCACCTGACAGTGGTTAACCGCGGACAAGTCATCCGACGCCTGTCAGACAACCGTGATGACCTGGTGATTATGTCGATGGTGCCGCAGGACATGGGACTGGAGTTCTTACCGTTTCTCAACAACCCGATTGTGGCGGTGGCACCGCCCGATCATCCGCTGTGTCACATGGGACGACTGCGCTTGCAGGATCTGGAGCCTTACACGTTGCTGATGCGTGAGCCGGGGTCAGGTACGCGCATAGCGTGCGAAGAATATTTCAAAGAGAAGCGCGTTCACTTCAACCAGACCCAAGAGGCATCATCAGCCGAAGCTCAGCGTGAGTGCGTGCTGGCAGGACTGGGCATAGCGCTGTTAACGCGCCACGCCCTGAACCTGGAGCTGGCGACCGGCGCGCTCATTGAACTGCCGGTCGAAGAGTTACCGCTGTATCGCAGTTGGTGCCTGGTGCAGGCCAAAGCAAAACGGCTGTCACCTGTGGCTCACGCGTTCCTTGCGTTTATCCGCAGCGAGCGGGTACAGATCAGCGCGCTGGTTGAGCGCTTCGACGGGAAGTTACCGGTGCTGCCTGCCAATAGTTAA
- a CDS encoding PA3496 family putative envelope integrity protein — protein MAQPYEERNSALKTRRQQEDQRRMEFRRAIEDRCERRQLLAEIGDFPDELHLNYWQAAPVTSRRSAQPAR, from the coding sequence ATGGCCCAGCCCTACGAAGAACGCAACAGCGCTCTAAAAACCCGCCGTCAGCAAGAAGACCAGCGCCGCATGGAATTTCGCCGTGCTATCGAAGATCGTTGCGAACGTCGCCAGCTTCTCGCCGAAATTGGCGACTTCCCTGACGAGCTTCACCTTAACTATTGGCAGGCAGCACCGGTAACTTCCCGTCGAAGCGCTCAACCAGCGCGCTGA
- the hexR gene encoding transcriptional regulator HexR, which translates to MNLLQHIAQSRHLLRKSELKVADHVLLDPAAVMHSSMADLAHSVGISEPTIVRFCRAIGCSGFQDLKLKLAQSLAAGASFGQFAIHEDDSVADYSLKIFDTTLHTLMEVREKLDPVELQRAVSLMSQAQRVEFYGFGASGAVAADAQHKFFRLLLTAAAYSDPHMQAMSAVTLKPTDVAICISQSGRSKDLLITANLVRESGASLITLCPSQTPLAELSTVNLAIDVHEDTEIYTPLTSRIAHLVVIDVLAMGVAMARGPSLVNHLKSVKRSLRSLRLSPKSVKALDD; encoded by the coding sequence TTGAATCTGCTGCAACACATCGCCCAGTCGCGTCACCTGTTACGCAAGTCGGAGCTCAAGGTCGCCGACCACGTGCTGCTTGACCCTGCGGCGGTGATGCACAGTTCCATGGCCGACCTGGCCCACAGCGTGGGTATCAGCGAGCCGACCATCGTGCGCTTTTGCCGCGCTATCGGTTGCTCCGGTTTTCAGGATTTGAAGTTGAAGCTGGCGCAGAGCCTTGCAGCTGGCGCGAGCTTTGGGCAATTCGCAATTCACGAAGACGATTCGGTCGCTGACTACAGCCTGAAAATTTTCGACACCACGCTGCACACATTGATGGAGGTTCGCGAGAAGCTCGATCCAGTCGAGTTGCAGCGGGCGGTGTCGCTCATGTCTCAGGCCCAGCGTGTTGAGTTTTATGGCTTTGGCGCGTCGGGAGCCGTGGCGGCAGATGCCCAGCACAAATTCTTCCGTTTGCTGCTAACGGCGGCGGCGTATTCCGATCCGCATATGCAGGCCATGTCGGCGGTTACGTTGAAGCCCACCGACGTCGCGATCTGCATTTCCCAGTCGGGGCGGTCCAAAGACTTGTTGATCACGGCGAATCTGGTGCGTGAAAGTGGCGCCTCGCTGATCACCTTGTGCCCGAGTCAGACACCGCTGGCCGAGTTATCGACCGTCAACCTGGCAATCGACGTGCATGAAGACACCGAAATCTATACGCCGCTGACCTCGCGTATCGCCCACCTGGTGGTGATCGACGTGTTGGCCATGGGCGTGGCCATGGCGCGCGGGCCGAGCCTGGTCAATCACCTCAAGAGCGTCAAGCGCAGCCTCCGCAGCTTGCGGCTGTCGCCCAAGTCGGTGAAAGCGCTGGACGATTGA
- a CDS encoding EAL domain-containing protein, translating into MTSRTDLSGPSVEPRVIRQQYAMEMAVERTRLLYQGSLLPTLFMLINGLVCAGLLWSPQRYFLVSIWLVWLLSLVALRVIQVAAFDSAIPNRQAHPIWRRMFALGSAMTGLTLAGAGIALVPADTFMQQAWVFGLIGAAALSASVAYAVSLPAFLSFTLPCLLPAIGYLFWGGDEQQQGWGWFGLILLGALSVVAWQVNRLIDRGLLRRFQNQALIEHLQQAQIRSEQLNHELAKEIDQRRGAEDKLREAQAGLENRVTQRSLELDAATQALSKSEARLALALKASELGLWDWNLQTDEVHHTQLQELFGLAPEYVTAMLSHLRPRLHPEDLPSLKRALVEHLKGRSEDYQIEYRVRHGDGHWVWIEDRGRAVERSASGRVMRMVGTRRDISANKELEQQRQLAATVFEAASEGIVILDPHYALIAVNQAFSRVTGYDIEDMLGRNVVELPCSRDARRHYAIIHQALEQHGSWQGELVETRKNGELYPQWLQLNAVRDTRGRVSHIVGFFADLSARRESEERMRYLTHYDELTGLANRSLFRERLREAHQRVRQGSHRNLALLHINLDRFKLLNDSLGHEIADQLLQKIARRLVNALPEADTIARLSGDEFAVLFNAYGNLSSLARVATRLSTKLRLPVTVDGHELVVSASMGISLLPDNAREISALVSQSNMAMQHAKHLGGNNFQFYTDSLQASTLERLQLENQLRKAIEDKQLKVFYQPKLCLATGRLNAVEALVRWDHPTMGRVPPGDFIGLAEETGLISPIGEFVLRQACWQACEWQRQGLKPIRVSVNLSVHQLRQGKLVSLVRQVLEETGLAPHYLELELTESQLLDSVEHIIATFQQLRDLGVKLAIDDFGTGYSSLSYLKRIPVDYVKIDQAFIRGLGQGSEDAAITRAIIAMAHGLSLKVVAEGVERPEQLEFLKAEHCDEVQGYLISRPVDATDLGELLRKDAIPL; encoded by the coding sequence CGCATCCGATCTGGCGCCGGATGTTTGCACTGGGTTCGGCCATGACTGGCCTGACGCTCGCGGGCGCCGGCATAGCGCTGGTGCCCGCCGACACCTTCATGCAGCAAGCCTGGGTCTTCGGCCTGATCGGCGCAGCAGCGCTCTCGGCCAGTGTCGCTTACGCAGTCAGCCTGCCGGCATTCCTCTCGTTTACCTTGCCCTGTTTGTTGCCGGCTATCGGCTATTTGTTCTGGGGCGGTGATGAACAGCAGCAAGGCTGGGGCTGGTTTGGGCTGATTCTGCTGGGGGCGTTGAGTGTGGTTGCCTGGCAGGTCAATCGGCTGATCGATCGCGGGCTGTTGCGGCGCTTTCAAAACCAGGCGCTGATCGAGCATCTGCAGCAGGCGCAAATTCGCAGTGAACAGCTCAATCACGAACTGGCCAAGGAAATTGACCAGCGTCGCGGTGCTGAAGACAAGCTACGAGAAGCCCAAGCCGGGCTGGAAAACCGCGTGACCCAGCGCTCCCTTGAGTTGGATGCGGCGACTCAAGCCTTGAGCAAAAGTGAAGCGCGTTTGGCGTTGGCATTGAAAGCCAGTGAGCTGGGGCTCTGGGACTGGAACCTGCAAACCGATGAAGTTCACCATACCCAGCTTCAGGAGTTGTTTGGTCTGGCGCCGGAATATGTCACGGCCATGCTCAGTCACCTCAGGCCGCGGCTGCACCCCGAAGATTTACCGTCGCTCAAAAGGGCGCTGGTGGAGCATTTGAAGGGTCGTAGCGAGGATTATCAAATCGAGTATCGCGTGCGTCACGGCGATGGGCACTGGGTCTGGATCGAGGACCGCGGCCGAGCGGTAGAGCGCAGCGCCAGCGGGCGGGTGATGCGAATGGTCGGCACCCGCCGCGACATCAGTGCCAACAAGGAACTGGAGCAACAGCGGCAATTGGCGGCCACGGTATTTGAGGCGGCGAGTGAAGGGATCGTGATCCTGGACCCTCATTACGCATTGATCGCGGTCAACCAGGCTTTCAGCCGAGTCACGGGCTATGACATTGAAGACATGCTCGGACGCAACGTCGTCGAGTTGCCGTGCAGCCGTGATGCCCGTCGGCACTACGCAATCATCCATCAAGCGCTGGAACAGCACGGCAGTTGGCAGGGCGAGTTGGTGGAAACCCGCAAGAATGGCGAGCTTTATCCGCAATGGCTGCAACTGAACGCTGTGCGTGATACGCGGGGGAGGGTCAGCCACATTGTCGGTTTTTTCGCCGACCTGTCAGCCCGGCGCGAATCCGAAGAGCGCATGCGCTACCTCACGCATTACGACGAACTCACTGGGCTGGCCAACCGCTCGCTGTTCCGTGAGCGGCTGCGCGAGGCTCATCAGCGGGTACGACAAGGCAGCCACCGAAATCTGGCGTTACTGCATATCAATCTGGACCGTTTCAAGTTACTCAACGACAGCCTGGGTCATGAAATTGCCGACCAGTTACTGCAAAAAATCGCCCGCAGGCTGGTCAATGCGCTGCCAGAGGCGGACACCATCGCACGCCTGTCCGGTGACGAGTTCGCGGTGTTGTTCAATGCCTACGGCAATCTGTCGAGTCTGGCGCGGGTGGCGACGCGCTTGTCGACCAAGCTGCGTTTACCGGTGACGGTCGACGGTCATGAATTAGTGGTCAGTGCATCGATGGGCATCAGTTTGTTGCCGGACAATGCGCGAGAGATTTCCGCACTGGTCAGCCAATCCAACATGGCCATGCAGCATGCCAAGCATTTGGGCGGCAATAATTTTCAGTTCTACACCGACAGCCTGCAAGCCAGCACCCTGGAACGCCTGCAGCTTGAAAATCAGCTTCGCAAAGCCATCGAAGACAAGCAGTTAAAAGTGTTCTATCAGCCGAAACTATGCCTCGCCACTGGCCGGCTGAACGCCGTTGAAGCGCTGGTGCGCTGGGACCACCCGACTATGGGCCGGGTGCCGCCGGGCGACTTCATTGGGCTGGCCGAAGAGACCGGTCTGATCAGCCCGATTGGTGAGTTCGTGCTGCGTCAGGCGTGTTGGCAAGCCTGTGAGTGGCAGCGTCAGGGGCTGAAGCCGATTCGTGTGTCGGTGAATCTGTCGGTGCATCAGTTGCGCCAGGGCAAACTGGTCAGCCTGGTACGTCAGGTGCTGGAAGAAACCGGCCTGGCGCCGCACTACCTGGAGTTGGAACTCACCGAAAGCCAATTACTGGACAGCGTGGAGCACATCATCGCGACCTTCCAGCAGTTGCGCGATCTGGGGGTCAAACTGGCCATCGACGACTTTGGTACCGGTTACTCATCCCTCAGTTACCTCAAGCGAATTCCGGTGGATTACGTGAAGATCGATCAGGCATTCATTCGCGGCTTGGGGCAGGGCAGCGAGGATGCGGCGATCACTCGAGCGATTATTGCCATGGCCCATGGATTGTCCTTGAAAGTGGTGGCTGAGGGTGTCGAACGGCCTGAGCAGCTTGAGTTTCTCAAAGCCGAACACTGCGATGAAGTGCAGGGTTATTTGATCAGTCGTCCGGTCGATGCCACTGATTTGGGTGAGCTGCTGCGCAAGGACGCGATTCCCTTATAG